A single window of Bombyx mori chromosome 17, ASM3026992v2 DNA harbors:
- the CPR74 gene encoding cuticular protein RR-2 motif 74 precursor, translating into MIAKIFFLCCACASVIAAPGLFDGYGYAAPAYAAPVAHAVAPAYAAPIAHAVAAPVAAVHAEPIDPNPAYSFSYGVQDPATGDHKDATETLQNGVVHGSYSLVEPDGHLRKVTYTADKINGFNAVVERTGGSHAVAAAPVAKVVAAPVAIQAAHIGHVAHPWG; encoded by the exons ATGATCGCTaag ATATTCTTTTTGTGTTGCGCGTGTGCGTCGGTGATAGCAGCGCCGGGTCTGTTCGACGGGTATGGGTATGCGGCACCAGCATATGCGGCACCGGTGGCTCATGCTGTCGCCCCAGCATATGCGGCTCCGATCGCGCATGCAGTCGCCGCCCCG GTGGCAGCTGTTCATGCGGAACCCATCGATCCCAATCCGGCCTATAGCTTCTCGTACGGGGTCCAAGATCCAGCGACAGGAGACCACAAAGACGCGACGGAGACGTTACAGAACGGAGTCGTCCACGGCTCTTACAGTCTGGTCGAGCCTGATGGCCACCTCAGGAAGGTTACGTACACCGCTGATAAGATCAACGGATTCAACGCTGTGGTTGAAAGGACGGGCGGTTCACACGCG GTGGCCGCTGCACCCGTAGCTAAGGTCGTAGCTGCCCCTGTGGCCATACAAGCAGCCCACATCGGTCACGTGGCCCACCCCTGGggctaa
- the CPR74 gene encoding cuticular protein RR-2 motif 74 isoform X1 — protein MIAKIFFLCCACASVIAAPGLFDGYGYAAPAYAAPVAHAVAPAYAAPIAHAVAAPVVKTVAAVHAEPIDPNPAYSFSYGVQDPATGDHKDATETLQNGVVHGSYSLVEPDGHLRKVTYTADKINGFNAVVERTGGSHAVAAAPVAKVVAAPVAIQAAHIGHVAHPWG, from the exons ATGATCGCTaag ATATTCTTTTTGTGTTGCGCGTGTGCGTCGGTGATAGCAGCGCCGGGTCTGTTCGACGGGTATGGGTATGCGGCACCAGCATATGCGGCACCGGTGGCTCATGCTGTCGCCCCAGCATATGCGGCTCCGATCGCGCATGCAGTCGCCGCCCCGGTAGTCAAAACA GTGGCAGCTGTTCATGCGGAACCCATCGATCCCAATCCGGCCTATAGCTTCTCGTACGGGGTCCAAGATCCAGCGACAGGAGACCACAAAGACGCGACGGAGACGTTACAGAACGGAGTCGTCCACGGCTCTTACAGTCTGGTCGAGCCTGATGGCCACCTCAGGAAGGTTACGTACACCGCTGATAAGATCAACGGATTCAACGCTGTGGTTGAAAGGACGGGCGGTTCACACGCG GTGGCCGCTGCACCCGTAGCTAAGGTCGTAGCTGCCCCTGTGGCCATACAAGCAGCCCACATCGGTCACGTGGCCCACCCCTGGggctaa
- the LOC101741043 gene encoding sodium/potassium-transporting ATPase subunit alpha-4 — protein MPSAPPRMSSASLVNARRTSVVHGAAETSTLNFLKEETHTGDHFLTPSQLEVVYRTNIASGLSDIFAKELLDLYGPNALKELSGTSYWKLFRHNLFGWFQCVLWMGALLNFVSFFFAAELEHGRTKGRYENEYLYLGFVIVATVVGTGIFGFYQEAKNMAVMSGFEKLVPPNAMVIRDGVKKVVPNSDVVIGDIVEMMSGEIVPADVRILTCTNFKTDMSSLTGESEPVKHKPECTHTNPLESKNMAYFGCPITDGVARGVVIATGEMTQIGKIAGLVTGLKKEETPIAKEITHFIKLICGVAFVFGIIFFAMVFFTQHRWISAIQYMLGIILANVPEGLIVTLTVCMTLSANQLQKKNCLAKSLHAVETLGSTSCICSDKTGTLTENQMKVSHLFCNFKIYDSDDFSHVSQSTYSALCLAASLNLKAFFGFDYYDAPIAKRKIYGDASESAILRYMELHRSATLTREDNPKEAEIPFSSAYKYQVTIHRMQASQSYYLTMKGAPEIVLDYCTTVHTDEGEQPLTTQTIKELKAYFVKLANMGERVIGYCDLKLPTTDYPLGYQFDTHQLNFPIENLHFLGCISMIDPPRKDIAKSISMCRQAGIKVIMITGDHPVTALAISRQCGTITQPTVYDYAFEHHIELSDVPSHIKNQFKAAVITGDELRKMSVNELKSALAKYEEITFARTSPQQKLFIVETYQSLKYIVAVTGDGVNDSPALKKADIGIAMGINGTEVSKQAADMILLDDNFSSIVLGVQEGRRIFDNLKKTIAYTLTSNTPEMLPFVMYACVGMPLPLTLMLILVINVGTDLLPAMSLAYEDSEEDIMSIPPRKQTDHLVNKVLLFMAYFQIGLIQFFAGMYAYFVVFAREGFFPSSLLFVRDDWESDTKVIRDSIGRLYFYSERKRIERKAQTAYFVAICLTQISDVLICKTRRISLFKKGMKNQVLNASIVIDIFAAVTVTYLPLCNEIFGTEPIDWYLFFLAVPFMALMIIADEIRRYLIRNNISKWLEKETYY, from the coding sequence ATGCCCTCCGCGCCTCCGAGAATGTCCAGCGCGTCTCTAGTAAACGCTCGTCGGACAAGCGTGGTTCATGGCGCAGCCGAAACCTCAACTTTAAACTTTCTCAAAGAAGAGACCCACACCGGTGATCACTTCCTTACGCCTTCGCAGCTCGAAGTTGTCTACCGTACAAATATTGCCAGCGGTCTCAGTGACATCTTCGCTAAAGAATTACTGGATTTATACGGGCCTAATGCCCTCAAAGAGCTCAGCGGAACGAGCTACTGGAAACTATTCCGTCATAACCTCTTCGGATGGTTCCAGTGCGTGCTTTGGATGGGCGCGTTGCTCAATTTCGTGTCTTTCTTCTTCGCTGCAGAATTGGAGCACGGCAGGACCAAGGGTCGTTACGAAAATGAATATCTTTATTTGGGTTTCGTAATCGTTGCAACGGTCGTCGGTACCGGTATTTTCGGTTTCTATCAGGAAGCTAAAAACATGGCAGTAATGAGCGGCTTTGAGAAACTCGTTCCGCCGAATGCAATGGTTATTCGTGATGGTGTCAAGAAAGTCGTACCGAATAGTGATGTTGTAATAGGGGATATCGTTGAAATGATGAGTGGCGAAATAGTTCCTGCGGATGTCCGTATTCTCACGTGTACTAATTTCAAAACGGACATGTCTTCGTTGACCGGAGAATCTGAACCGGTCAAGCATAAACCGGAGTGTACGCATACTAATCCGTTGGAGTCTAAAAATATGGCGTATTTTGGATGCCCCATAACAGATGGTGTAGCAAGAGGCGTTGTTATCGCTACCGGGGAAATGACTCAAATAGGTAAAATAGCAGGACTTGTGACCGGATTGAAAAAAGAAGAGACACCGATCGCTAAAGAGATAACACATTTTATCAAACTCATCTGCGGAGTTGCGTTTGTCtttggtataatattttttgcgaTGGTGTTTTTTACGCAACACCGTTGGATATCAGCTATTCAATACATGTTAGGAATTATACTTGCCAACGTACCAGAAGGCCTGATAGTAACATTGACAGTGTGCATGACTTTGTCGGCCAACCAGCTACAAAAGAAAAACTGTTTGGCCAAAAGCTTGCACGCTGTGGAAACATTGGGCTCCACATCGTGTATTTGCTCGGACAAAACCGGTACTTTGACTGAAAACCAAATGAAGGTTTCTCATTTGTTCTGTAATTTTAAGATTTACGACAGCGACGATTTTAGTCACGTATCTCAATCTACATACAGTGCGTTGTGTTTGGCAGCTTCCCTAAACCTTAAGGCGTTTTTTGGATTTGACTACTACGACGCTCCAATTGCAAAGAGAAAGATTTATGGTGACGCTTCGGAATCTGCGATATTGCGTTACATGGAACTGCATCGTTCAGCGACGTTGACGCGCGAAGATAACCCTAAGGAGGCGGAGATTCCTTTTAGTTCAGCATACAAATACCAAGTCACGATCCATCGAATGCAAGCCTCTCAAAGCTACTATTTGACAATGAAGGGTGCTCCCGAAATTGTACTAGATTATTGCACAACTGTGCACACCGACGAAGGAGAGCAGCCGTTGACTACACAAACGATCAAAGAACTGAAAGCATACTTTGTCAAATTGGCGAATATGGGCGAACGCGTTATTGGGTATTGCGATTTGAAACTACCGACAACTGATTATCCTCTTGGATACCAATTTGACACGCATCAACTTAATTTTCCCATTGAAAATTTACACTTTCTTGGATGTATATCGATGATTGACCCCCCTAGGAAGGATATAGCGAAAAGCATATCGATGTGTAGACAAGCAGGTATCAAAGTGATCATGATAACCGGTGATCATCCTGTAACGGCATTGGCTATTTCTCGTCAGTGCGGTACCATAACACAGCCCACTGTCTACGATTATGCCTTTGAGCATCACATTGAACTGTCCGATGTTCCATCGCACATAAAAAACCAGTTCAAAGCGGCCGTGATTACAGGCGACGAGCTGCGTAAAATGTCCGTCAACGAATTGAAGTCAGCGCTAGCTAAGTACGAGGAAATAACATTCGCAAGAACCAGTCCGCAGCAGAAGCTATTCATTGTGGAGACTTATCAGTCTTTGAAGTATATCGTGGCCGTCACTGGAGACGGCGTGAACGATTCTCCTGCATTAAAGAAAGCTGATATTGGAATAGCTATGGGCATCAACGGTACAGAGGTATCAAAGCAAGCTGCAGACATGATCTTATTGGACGATAATTTTTCGTCTATTGTGTTAGGAGTGCAAGAAGGAAGACGCATTTTCGATAATTTGAAGAAAACTATAGCGTATACGCTTACCTCGAACACTCCTGAAATGCTGCCTTTCGTTATGTACGCTTGTGTCGGAATGCCTTTACCGTTAACGTTGATGTTGATTTTGGTAATCAACGTTGGAACCGACTTGTTACCAGCCATGAGTTTGGCCTACGAGGATTCCGAAGAGGACATCATGTCGATCCCTCCCAGAAAACAGACCGATCATCTCGTTAACAAAGTTCTCCTTTTCATGGCCTATTTCCAAATAGGATTAATTCAATTTTTCGCTGGAATGTATGCGTACTTTGTAGTTTTCGCCAGAGAAGGATTCTTTCCGTCTAGTTTATTGTTCGTGCGTGATGATTGGGAATCTGATACTAAAGTAATCAGAGATTCAATTGGacggttatatttttattcggaGCGAAAACGAATCGAAAGGAAAGCGCAGACAGCCTACTTTGTGGCTATTTGCTTAACCCAAATATCTGACGTTTTAATATGTAAGACGAGGCGGATTTCGCTCTTCAAAAAAGGCATGAAGAACCAAGTTTTGAATGCTAGTATAGTTATTGATATATTTGCAGCAGTGACTGTCACTTATTTGCCATTGTGCAACGAAATTTTCGGCACGGAGCCCATCgattggtatttatttttccttGCGGTACCGTTCATGGCGCTTATGATAATTGCGGACGAGATTAGGAGGTATTTAATTAGGAATAATATTTCCAAGTGGCTTGAAAAAGAAACGTATTACTGA